The Euphorbia lathyris chromosome 3, ddEupLath1.1, whole genome shotgun sequence genome contains a region encoding:
- the LOC136224586 gene encoding F-box/kelch-repeat protein SKIP25 translates to MPNSVQIPAPVILNSAKRQKSTYRRRQDDQSTLIPGLPDHVAQLCLSRVPPSLLYSVCYSWRRLIYTPSFPPFLSLYTILSSTNSENDVSNDSIQFFSFDPISSRWDLLPPPPPDPPLRLTLRHPSFISRDLPIQSVVVSGNLVLLAATTDNLSPALSRPLVFNPLSRRWNLGPPLDTPRRWCAAGVVNDSIYVASGVGSQFSADLGKLVERWDFFRPKWKWKKVKGLDDGRFCREAIDAIPWRGKLCMVNVKGDAAKEGLVYDTEKDDWEDMPDGMLFGWKGPAAAMDEEVIYAVDEGKGALKKYDPEKDEWDSVMECDRFVGAQQIAAGGGRVCVVCGGSNRGEIVVVDVVAQPVKLWNVEMPPGFEGVAVHILPRMSQPELEFPGPLSICC, encoded by the coding sequence ATGCCCAATTCCGTCCAGATTCCGGCGCCGGTTATACTTAACTCCGCTAAACGCCAAAAATCGACCTATCGCCGGCGGCAAGATGACCAGTCTACACTTATACCAGGTCTCCCGGACCATGTAGCTCAACTATGTCTCTCTCGTGTTCCGCCGTCTCTGCTTTACTCCGTTTGCTATTCATGGCGCCGGTTAATCTATACTCCTTCTTTTcccccttttctttctctctacaCTATTTTATCATCCACAAATTCAGAAAACgacgtttccaatgattcaatTCAGTTTTTCTCCTTCGATCCTATCTCCTCCAGGTGGgaccttcttcctcctccaccACCGGATCCTCCTCTCCGTCTTACTCTCCGTCATCCGTCGTTTATTTCCCGTGACCTACCGATCCAATCCGTCGTCGTTTCAGGTAATCTCGTTCTTCTTGCTGCTACTACTGATAATTTATCCCCAGCTCTTTCCCGCCCTCTCGTTTTCAATCCACTCTCTCGGAGGTGGAATCTTGGGCCTCCGCTTGATACTCCTCGCCGGTGGTGCGCTGCCGGAGTTGTAAATGATTCGATATATGTAGCGAGTGGGGTTGGATCTCAGTTCTCGGCCGATTTGGGGAAATTAGTGGAGAGATGGGACTTTTTTCGCCCTAAATGGAAATGGAAGAAGGTGAAAGGGCTTGACGATGGAAGATTCTGCAGAGAAGCAATTGATGCTATTCCATGGAGAGGGAAGCTTTGTATGGTGAATGTAAAAGGAGACGCAGCGAAAGAAGGTTTGGTTTACGATACTGAAAAAGACGACTGGGAGGATATGCCGGACGGTATGCTTTTCGGGTGGAAAGGTCCGGCGGCGGCGATGGATGAGGAGGTGATTTATGCGGTGGATGAAGGGAAAGGTGCACTTAAAAAGTATGATCCTGAGAAGGATGAGTGGGATAGTGTGATGGAGTGTGATAGATTCGTCGGAGCTCAGCAGATCGCTGCCGGTGGTGGTAGAGTTTGCGTCGTTTGCGGCGGCAGTAATAGAGGGGAGATTGTTGTGGTAGATGTGGTGGCGCAACCAGTTAAGTTATGGAACGTGGAAATGCCACCGGGATTTGAAGGCGTGGCAGTTCATATATTGCCGAGGATGAGTCAGCCGGAATTAGAATTTCCGGGACCGCTTTCGATTTGTTGCTGA